One window from the genome of Musa acuminata AAA Group cultivar baxijiao chromosome BXJ1-4, Cavendish_Baxijiao_AAA, whole genome shotgun sequence encodes:
- the LOC135641239 gene encoding ubiquitin-conjugating enzyme E2 28-like isoform X1 produces MPLSSRSPVCPTASRGTTRRAAEERNPRICCHRTRSSAMASKRILKELKDLQKDPPTSCSAGPVAEDMFHWQATIMGPPDSPYAGGVFLVTIHFPPDYPFKPPKVAFRTKVFHPNINSNGSICLDILKEQWSPALTISKVLLSICSLLTDPNPDDPLVPEIAHMYKNDRAKYENSARSWTQKHAMG; encoded by the exons ATGCCTCTCTCTTCTCGCTCTCCTGTTTGCCCAACTGCGTCGAGGGGGACGACGCGGAGAGCGGCGGAGGAGAGGAATCCGAGAATCTGCTGCCACAG GACGAGGTCTTCGGCCATGGCTTCCAAGCGGATTCTCAAGGAGCTCAAGGATCTCCAGAAGGACCCTCCCACGTCATGTAGCGCAG GTCCAGTGGCTGAAGATATGTTTCATTGGCAAGCAACGATAATGGGCCCACCTGACAGTCCATATGCAGGGGGAGTCTTTCTAGTTACCATACACTTCCCTCCAGATTATCCATTCAAACCACCTAAG GTTGCTTTTAGGACTAAGGTTTTCCATCCAAACATCAATAGCAATGGAAGCATTTGTCTTGACATCTTGAAGGAGCAGTGGAGTCCAGCATTAACCATTTCCAAG GTGCTGCTGTCAATCTGCTCCCTGTTGACGGATCCAAACCCAGACGACCCATTGGTTCCGGAAATCGCCCATATGTACAAGAACGACAGGGCCAAGTATGAGAACTCTGCAAGGAGCTGGACCCAGAAGCATGCAATGGGCTAA
- the LOC135641253 gene encoding allene oxide cyclase, chloroplastic-like translates to MASTLGARSLILPTSSKTTQTTTSSLIPLSQSPSCTRGNPPKLASTPARRQLSPPTTRISATLFSAPKPPSNSGPNKVQELCVYEINERDRGSPAYLRLSQKEVNSLGDLVPFSNKLYSGNLEKRVGITAGICVLIQHVPERGGDRYEAIYSFYFGDYGHVSVQGAYLTYEDSYLAVTGGSGIFEGVYGQVKLQQIVFPFKIFYTFYLKGIPNLPKELLGTPVPPSPTVEPTTAAKAAEPHAAVKNYTN, encoded by the exons ATGGCCTCCACCCTCGGAGCTCGCTCCCTCATCCTCCCAACCTCATCCAAAACCACACAGACCACCACATCCTCTCTGATCCCACTGAGCCAAAGCCCCTCCTGTACCAGAGGTAATCCCCCCAAATTGGCTTCAACGCCCGCTCGACGCCAACTCTCTCCTCCAACCACACGCATCAGTGCTACCCTCTTCTCTGCACCGAAGCCTCCTAGTAATTCTGGGCCAA ATAAGGTACAGGAGCTGTGCGTGTATGAGATCAACGAGCGCGACCGCGGGAGCCCCGCCTACCTCCGCCTGAGCCAGAAGGAAGTCAACTCCCTCGGCGATCTCGTCCCCTTCAGCAACAAG TTGTACTCGGGGAATCTGGAAAAGCGGGTGGGCATCACGGCGGGGATCTGCGTGCTGATCCAGCACGTGCCGGAGAGGGGCGGCGACCGCTACGAAGCCATCTACAGCTTCTACTTCGGTGACTACGGCCACGTCTCGGTGCAGGGGGCGTACCTGACCTACGAGGACTCTTACCTGGCCGTGACCGGCGGCTCCGGCATCTTCGAGGGCGTCTACGGCCAGGTCAAGCTGCAGCAGATCGTCTTCCCCTTCAAGATCTTCTACACCTTCTACCTCAAGGGGATCCCCAACCTGCCAAAGGAGCTGCTCGGCACGCCGGTGCCACCTTCTCCCACCGTCGAACCCACCACCGCCGCCAAGGCCGCCGAGCCCCACGCCGCCGTCAAGAACTACACCAACTGA
- the LOC135641239 gene encoding ubiquitin-conjugating enzyme E2 28-like isoform X2 — protein MASKRILKELKDLQKDPPTSCSAGPVAEDMFHWQATIMGPPDSPYAGGVFLVTIHFPPDYPFKPPKVAFRTKVFHPNINSNGSICLDILKEQWSPALTISKVLLSICSLLTDPNPDDPLVPEIAHMYKNDRAKYENSARSWTQKHAMG, from the exons ATGGCTTCCAAGCGGATTCTCAAGGAGCTCAAGGATCTCCAGAAGGACCCTCCCACGTCATGTAGCGCAG GTCCAGTGGCTGAAGATATGTTTCATTGGCAAGCAACGATAATGGGCCCACCTGACAGTCCATATGCAGGGGGAGTCTTTCTAGTTACCATACACTTCCCTCCAGATTATCCATTCAAACCACCTAAG GTTGCTTTTAGGACTAAGGTTTTCCATCCAAACATCAATAGCAATGGAAGCATTTGTCTTGACATCTTGAAGGAGCAGTGGAGTCCAGCATTAACCATTTCCAAG GTGCTGCTGTCAATCTGCTCCCTGTTGACGGATCCAAACCCAGACGACCCATTGGTTCCGGAAATCGCCCATATGTACAAGAACGACAGGGCCAAGTATGAGAACTCTGCAAGGAGCTGGACCCAGAAGCATGCAATGGGCTAA
- the LOC135641260 gene encoding KH domain-containing protein SPIN1-like isoform X2, with protein sequence MSGLYTYSFSPARTASSQTGSVAYTDSQYLAELLAEHQKLGPFMQVLPICSRLLNQGMVSNQGFSDCNQLQHRSRSAMATPNLISNAGGTTFAGWRGPPQEILGCPEGVTVDWRGAPTGPNSCIIKKILRLEIPVDSCPNFNFVGRLLGPKGNSLKRVEASTGCRVYIRGKGSIKDPGQEEQLQGRPGYEHLDDPLHILIEAELPANVINTRLRQAHDIIEELLKPVDESHDYHKRQQLRELAVLKSGLRDDNNPHPSLKSSFIL encoded by the exons ATGTCAGGTTTGTACACTTATAGCTTCTCCCCTGCTAGAACTGCCTCCTCTCAGACGGGAAGCGTAGCATATACAGACAG TCAGTACTTGGCAGAGCTGTTGGCAGAACACCAAAAGCTTGGGCCTTTCATGCAGGTTCTTCCTATATGTAGCCGATTGTTGAATCAAG GCATGGTTTCCAACCAAGGATTTAGTGACTGTAACCAGCTGCAGCACAGAAGTAGGAGTGCCATGGCTACTCCTAACCTTATTTCTAATGCCGGAGGGACTACTTTTGCGGGATGGAGGGGACCTCCACAGGAG ATATTAGGTTGTCCAGAAGGTGTAACAGTGGATTGGCGAGGAGCACCGACAGGTCCAAATTCATGCATTATAAAGAAAATATTGCGCTTAGAAATTCCAGTAGATTCATGCCCTAAT TTCAATTTTGTCGGCCGCCTTCTCGGACCAAAGGGTAATTCTCTGAAAAGAGTTGAAGCATCAACTGGATGCCGTGTTTACATTAGAGGAAAGGGTTCAATAAAAGATCCTGGCCAG GAGGAACAACTACAGGGAAGACCAGGTTACGAACATTTGGATGACCCATTGCATATCCTGATTGAGGCCGAGCTACCTGCGAATGTCATCAATACAAGATTGCGACAGGCACATGATATTATAGAAGAGCTGTTGAAACCTGTG GATGAATCACATGATTATCACAAGAGACAGCAGCTTCGAGAATTAGCCGTGTTAAAGTCAGGTTTAAGAGATGACAACAATCCTCATCCAAGTCTCAAGAGTTCTTTCATTCTATAA
- the LOC135641260 gene encoding KH domain-containing protein SPIN1-like isoform X1, whose amino-acid sequence MSGLYTYSFSPARTASSQTGSVAYTDSQYLAELLAEHQKLGPFMQVLPICSRLLNQEIIRVSGMVSNQGFSDCNQLQHRSRSAMATPNLISNAGGTTFAGWRGPPQEILGCPEGVTVDWRGAPTGPNSCIIKKILRLEIPVDSCPNFNFVGRLLGPKGNSLKRVEASTGCRVYIRGKGSIKDPGQEEQLQGRPGYEHLDDPLHILIEAELPANVINTRLRQAHDIIEELLKPVDESHDYHKRQQLRELAVLKSGLRDDNNPHPSLKSSFIL is encoded by the exons ATGTCAGGTTTGTACACTTATAGCTTCTCCCCTGCTAGAACTGCCTCCTCTCAGACGGGAAGCGTAGCATATACAGACAG TCAGTACTTGGCAGAGCTGTTGGCAGAACACCAAAAGCTTGGGCCTTTCATGCAGGTTCTTCCTATATGTAGCCGATTGTTGAATCAAG AGATAATACGAGTCTCAGGCATGGTTTCCAACCAAGGATTTAGTGACTGTAACCAGCTGCAGCACAGAAGTAGGAGTGCCATGGCTACTCCTAACCTTATTTCTAATGCCGGAGGGACTACTTTTGCGGGATGGAGGGGACCTCCACAGGAG ATATTAGGTTGTCCAGAAGGTGTAACAGTGGATTGGCGAGGAGCACCGACAGGTCCAAATTCATGCATTATAAAGAAAATATTGCGCTTAGAAATTCCAGTAGATTCATGCCCTAAT TTCAATTTTGTCGGCCGCCTTCTCGGACCAAAGGGTAATTCTCTGAAAAGAGTTGAAGCATCAACTGGATGCCGTGTTTACATTAGAGGAAAGGGTTCAATAAAAGATCCTGGCCAG GAGGAACAACTACAGGGAAGACCAGGTTACGAACATTTGGATGACCCATTGCATATCCTGATTGAGGCCGAGCTACCTGCGAATGTCATCAATACAAGATTGCGACAGGCACATGATATTATAGAAGAGCTGTTGAAACCTGTG GATGAATCACATGATTATCACAAGAGACAGCAGCTTCGAGAATTAGCCGTGTTAAAGTCAGGTTTAAGAGATGACAACAATCCTCATCCAAGTCTCAAGAGTTCTTTCATTCTATAA